A genomic stretch from Lathyrus oleraceus cultivar Zhongwan6 chromosome 2, CAAS_Psat_ZW6_1.0, whole genome shotgun sequence includes:
- the LOC127122972 gene encoding uncharacterized protein LOC127122972: protein MSGEAKYEDLGLGDRKAKCKDLGLIGGEAKCEDLGLGDRKAKCKDLGLIGGEAKCKDLGLGDRKAKCKDLGLIGGETKCEDLGLGDRKAKCKDLGLIGGEAKCEDLGLGDRKAKCKDLGLIGGDAKCEDLGLEDRRAKCKDLGLIDGEAKCEDLGLEDRRAKCKDLGLIGGRAKCKDLGLGDCQQNGPSGVVWPTKLGLQLIF from the coding sequence ATGAGTGGAGAGGCCAAGTACGAAGACTTAGGCTTGGGGGATAGAAAGGCCAAATGCAAAGACTTGGGCTTGATAGGCGGTGAGGCCAAATGCGAAGATTTGGGCTTGGGGGATAGAAAGGCCAAATGCAAAGACTTGGGCTTGATAGGTGGAGAGGCCAAATGCAAAGATTTGGGTTTGGGGGATAGAAAGGCCAAATGCAAAGACTTGGGCTTGATAGGCGGAGAGACCAAATGCGAAGATTTGGGATTGGGGGATAGAAAGGCCAAATGCAAAGACTTGGGCTTGATAGGCGGAGAGGCCAAATGCGAAGATTTAGGCTTGGGGGATAGAAAGGCCAAATGCAAAGACTTGGGCTTGATAGGCGGAGATGCCAAATGCGAAGACTTAGGCTTGGAGGATAGAAGGGCCAAATGCAAAGACTTGGGATTGATAGATGGAGAGGCCAAATGCGAAGACTTGGGCTTGGAGGATAGAAGGGCCAAATGCAAAGACTTGGGCTTGATAGGCGGAAGGGCCAAATGCAAAGATTTGGGCTTGGGGGATTGTCAACAAAACGGACCTTCGGGGGTGGTTTGGCCAACAAAACTGGGCTTACAACTGATTTTCTGA